Part of the Anopheles gambiae chromosome 3, idAnoGambNW_F1_1, whole genome shotgun sequence genome is shown below.
ccaccaccaccgccaccattcTTCTCCATCACCAGCATCTCTTCGTACGACGGTGAGCGGGACTGTTTGCGGTggtgctttttcttctttttccgcTTCCGGTCCAATCGgtcgccgccaccaccgtgaTGGTCGTTGTGATGGTGCAGCGGTTCCTCGTGCAGCTCATGCTCGCTTTCCGACAGATCGCTCGCCGTCAGGGGAGTTCGCGACCGGGATCGACGCTTTTTCTTCGACGAAGGCTTTTCATACTCCACTTCCGATGCTTCCGAGAGCTGTAGGAGAAATGGATTTGTCCGTTAAATAAGACTTGCTCtaccataaaaaaacacacaccaccccCTTTGCTTACCGATTTGGACGAGGAGCGCGATTTTTTCTTGTGCTTTCGACTCTTTTTCGACTTTTTCGAACGCGAATGATGGTGGCTGCAGGAATCTTCCGTCTCCTTGACAAAGTCTTCCCACAGCCGCTCGACCTTATCCTCCTTCTCGTACAGGTCGTACACCTCCCGGTCCATGACGAGCTTCTGGGCCGTTTCCCAGCTGTCGACACCGGACAGGCCCGCCTCGATCCACACACCCTTCAGCTCGTTCTCGAGCTTGCGGATGCGGCGCGTTTCCTCCTTCAGCCGCTCCTTCTCGGCCGCGACCGCCTTCTCCAGCAGCGAGTTGTACGTCAGCTTGACGTTGCCCGCGTCCAGCGTTGCCGACCGCTTGTCCTCGCACACGACCGTCGCAAAGTCCTCGAACGTGGTCGTCCGCACCACGATGAACTCTTTCTCCTTCAGTATTTCCTTGATGATTTTCTTCTCGTCGTGGAACCGGGCCTTCAGGTTTTCCACGTAGAACTTGAACAGATCCAGCGGCGTCGAGCCGGGCTGCCCGAGCATGGCGGAGAAGCGCAGGTCGGCCGATATGAGCGGGTACAGCTCCACCCACAGCGACATCGACGTCAGCTTGCCCTCCTCGTGCAGCGTGTCGAGCAGGGCGAGGAATTGGTCGCGGTTTTTGCGCTGCTGCCGCTTGAGCCGCTTCTTCTCGCGCTCCttctcctcgtcctcctcgcgCTCCAGCCCGCGGATGTGCTCCTCGAACACGATCAGTGCGTCCTCCTTGTCCATGCCAAGCAGGTTGACGTCGTTCTTGAACGACGCGTTGTCCAGCAGCATTACCTGCGCCTCGGACCAGGTCGTCTGGTACGTGACGGTCGTCATCGCCTCGAGCAGCTCGCCCAGCACGCGCATGTTGCGCTTCTTCATCACCCGCGCCTCCTCCTTTTCCCGCTTGGCCAGGTTGAAGATGCAGTCCTCGTAGATGTCGCGCCGGTCCTGCTCCGGCACCGACTTCCACACGTCCAGGTTGGCGAACAGCTCGTCGCACCGGTAAAACTTGAGCGCCGAGTTCATCTTGTCCGAGGACATGAGGAACTTTTCCAGTTCCTCCTTCGACCGCTTCGCCTTCAGCCGCTGCTCCTCGCGCTCGTCCTTTAGCTTCTGCGTTTTGTACGCGTTGAACGCTTGCTTCTTTTCGCTCAGCTTCTTGAACACGTTAAACTTCGGATCCTTCTGGATGATCTTTACGCACTGCTCCCAGGACGAGCTCGAGGGGATGTTGCGCTCCTTCAGGAACTCCTTGAACGCTTCGATCGCTTCCTTTTTGTCCTTAAACTCCATGGCCGGCTCCTCGTCCGTTTGGCCCGGCTGGGATTCCTCGTCCTGCCGCTTGTCGACTGGATCGTCCGGCACCTCGATAGCGGCCAGCGTTGCCGCCATCGCTTGGTCCAGCGCGGAGGAAGAGTTTTCGGCCGATCCGGGTGTTACGCCGGCCATCCCACCCAGACCGAGTGGTACGTCGGCGGCCGTGGCCGCCACAACCGCATTCGGCGCCACCCCTGCCGTCGCCGGCGTCCCTGCCAGGGCGGGTGAAACCACCGGCAGCACGACCGACTGCATCAGCATGCTGCTGGCCATGGCGGAGGTTTTCAGCGCGGCTGCTTTGGCCGCCTCGGCTGCCGCCTGTTCGGCCGCCACCTTCTCCTTCAGCTCGAGATACTCGGGCGGCGCCACCCACTGTGACTCCTTCGTGGCGGTGTTGTGATAGTACAGCTTGCCCGAATCCGACCGGTACTCCTTCCAGGGGCACTGGCTGAGCTGCTTTTCGGCCGGCGTCTTCATCTCGTCCGGTTTTTCCCACAGGCTCTGCTTGGTGATACTGTTGTAGTAGTACGTTCGGCCCTCGGGCGTCTTGTGTTCCGACCATTCGTTCACGATTGCCGTGGTCACGGGGACGGCCGCtgccgctactgctgctgctgctgctcctgctgcgcCCGCCGGTATGACCGGTGGCACGGTGGCCGTAGGATCAACCATTGTCCCGttggcggcggctgcggcggccAGTGCTACCGGGCCACCGATGCCTGCGCCCCCACCGGGTGCACCGAAACCCGGCGGAGGGATGTTGAAATGCGACACCAGCGGCGGTGCGTACGGTTGGCCAGTGGCTATCGGCGGCACCGACATCTTGCTGGCTAGAGTAGGGTGACCCTTCTACCGGGGGCCTTCCACAGCCCACAACACACACCGGAAATGCGGTCCGCGGACGATTGCACTGCACAGTTTtcgttcgtgcgtgtgtgttttattttcttcactttCCGTCCGCGAAAAAGGCGTCCCGTTTTCGATTTTCCACCTTTGACAGTTGCTGGTTGGCACTTTGACAGCAGACGCGCGTTCGGGCGGGTTGCGTCATGGCTTGCTTGGACGGCCATTTTTAAAAAGCACGAATAGAGGGAGTTTTGAGATCGATTTAGAACCTGCAGGAAATGTATGATTTTTGTaaatgatttgatttgatgatgcttctaaattgttttaaattgttgctccataaaaagtaaattttatgaatattttccAAAAAGCCGTTTGTCAACACGTGCAACATGAACCGACCCAATTTTGCTCACCTCTTGTGCATCTGCTGGGCAACCGGCAAccaatttgtttgtgttttataaGCCCAAAAGAGAGGGCtaaataaagagagaaagagcgagaaagtggcagcataaaaaaacacacacacacacacacacacacacacgaataaGTCCAACATAGCATTCCCCGTCCGTTCCTGGGGAGCATGAGATCACACTACAGTGCGGCCGATTTCTATGATTACGATCCCCGCACCGATATCGATCCGCTGTGCTGTTGTGAGTTTTTCGATCGAAACAATGAACGGGCTCATCTGCTCgtaacgtgctgctgctgctgttgctgtttcacGGGTCCATCCGGAATCGAAACTCCGACTCCGGCCACTAGGTACGTACGTTTCGGCGAGCCCTAATGTCCAATTGCATTCCCCGAACCTCCCGCTCCCGTTTTAGAAACTGCAGCAACGTCCGTTTGCATTCCCTTAGTAGTGAATCACCGGATGTTCCTGTAAATAGCCCCCCTACCCCCTCACAACCCAGTGTCTTCAGCGTGTGATTGCCGCAAGAAAACTCCGGCTCCGGTATCCCGAAAAAGAGGGGATTGATCGATATAGAACGTGCGACGAGAGTGCAAAGAATTGATTTTCCTTACCAGCGAGCCAGCgtgattgtatgtgtgtgtcggtaCGCTAGTGGTGCATCGGCGGTGCAGTTACCCTCGTTAGCCGGCTGCAAACGGTGGCATTCGGCACATTAGAACCCTCCCCTTCATctccctccacacacacacgcacacagccactGCAGCTGCAATCATCAAACTGCACTTCATTGTGCATGAAATATAGGGCATCACCAGGGCAGGGGGGGTAGCATTTCCACCAAATATCCTCTACACGACAGCTGCAAACGGGGGGCGAACGTATCTCACCCGGCAAACGAATCTGAACTTTCCCGAGCCCGAAACGTCCTAACTAAAAGCGGGTAAATATGTTATGTATTCTCTATCTTTAAACCTTTTTCCACCTCTTTCGCATCATTCCTACACTATCAaacgctctctatctcttcatggcctctctctctctttctctgctaCTGAATCTGATAATTCAATCTTAAAACGCTCAAATGTGTCCAACTATCTCTTatcaatgtgtatgtgtgtctttcTATTTTACCAAAATATTGTAAGAAATCTAACCCCGCTCCTTATTCTTCCACCATTCGCAGCAAACTGACCGGAAGCAGGGTTGGAAACATGCTGCTCACGTTCCAAGACCGGCTGCGTATACCGTGGCGCGGTGGCGCAAAGCAGATTACGCTCGACAATGTGGTGACGCTGGCGATACTGATCGGAACGCTGCTGCTGACCGCGGTACACTTCTATCTTTGCCTTGTCATCATGCTTCTACTTCCCCTGGTATTGCTGTACCTAAAACGGCTCTTCGGAACGATCCATCCCAAGTAAAGCGAGCACAGGAAAGGCAAAAGGATGAAAGTATTCTAACAGCTGTCCACATTCTTCTCTTTGTAGGACAAAGTTTTTCACAATTTGGTTTTTCGGTAGCTGCGTGTATCTGGTCGCACTGTTCGAGCTGGCCGTTCCGTTGTTGGAAATTTTGCCCCAAGAAAACGTTGGCTTCGTCGTGCTGATGACGCTCGCTTTTCTCTGTTTGCTAAAGGCGAAGCAGCGGGCCGTGCTGAACCATCTCTCTGCCCTGCCGGCGGACATGAACGGTGTAGAAAGCGGCAAGGGAAGCAAGGAACAGATTGTGCTGTTCTCCGACCGCGACGATTCGGACGATGGGGCGACCGATTCGGACAGTGGACGGTTGGCGTGCCAGCTGTGCCGGAAGTACGTGCCACCGAGAACGTACCACTGCAAGGTTTGCTCGAGCTGTGTGCTGCGGCAGGATCATCACAACGTGTGGCTGAACTGCTGCATCGGCAAATCGAACCATCGGCTGTATCTGGCGGGCTGCCTCTTTACGCTGCTGGCGTTGCTGGTGTTTGCCAATCTGGCGCTGACGGCGGTGTGCCATCCGACGCCAATCTTTACGCTGTACGGGATCATCGTGATGATGCCGGACGACTGTACCGATATCTTTTTCCAGTATGAGTAAGTGTTTTGTGTACTAGGTTGACTCATTGCAGATGAAATGGTGGTATATGGAATGAACTGTTATTTGTTTCCCCTCTTTCCAGCATTGCACTGTGCTTTACGGGTTCGGTGTACGCGCTAATAATGGCATCGTTTATTGCTATCGCTATAGTGAAACAGGTTTGTACAGGACGCCCGTCTAATGGTAATGAAAACCACTCAAACACATTCACTTTTCAGATCTGCTTCATCTCATTCGGCCTCTCGTTCAGCGAATGGCGTCGCAGGGAGCACGTGAAGCGACGGAATTGTCTGTGGAATTGGAAAGCGTTCTGTTTTGGCCAGTAAAACTTAACCAGAGGTGCAAAGCACAGTCTACCAGACTTGGGCGCAGTGTGTCTGACTGCAAAACTTCCGTTTGAGTTTGTTTTATATCATATCCTCTCCCGCGCacattcgtgtgtgtgtgtgtgaactaTTTTTAGCCAAAGGAAACCAAACTTGGTCGTAAGTTGTTCTTATCGATAGTATTTCGGTagtagagagagatagagagagagttgcGGTAGAAAGGGGATAGAACTCCCAATTCCATAAGGATTTGTTtcccgtttgttttgttttcggtttgCACACATCCAGTGTACTTGTGGGTGTTGTAGGGTGGAGTTAATCTCACgttatttaattaatgtaagcATATTTGCTACCGATAACCACTCACCATTATTGCCACTGCTCCCACAAGTGATTAGAAGGCGGTATGTCAAGAGCCGCCGAAAGAGGTGTTTCGTTAGAAAAGCCATTTTATTACCAATTTATGAGGCCACAACACGCGCGGAGAAGTAGAGAAGCTTCTATCCGCACATTCTTTTCCCCCTCTTCTTGTTGCAAGTTCGAACCTAGCCGTAGAACCAGTAGTaggaactagtgatgggtaaagttgacaaaaatccggagccgactccggacTGTAGGTCCGCCCAGCATTACCCAGGGCCGGTTGGAATCATCCCGGAACCtctcggagtcgtccggagttatccggagtcatccagcgtcgtctggagtcattcgAAGTTGGTCGAATATGGTCGGTGCAATGTTTCTATAGTCAGGCATTTTatatccgactccgactcttCCTATCTTCGGTCTCAAATCGCTATTCTTAGACAGAAAGACTTGGTTAAGAAGTACACACGCAAagcgaaagaggaaaaaaacccgaaaTCAAATGCCTCTGGCGGACTCCGGGTaactccgtacgactccgaGCGACTCTATGgtaactccggacgactccggacaactgtgggcgacttcggacgactccagacaactccgcacgactccagacaactccgcACGACTCCAGACCACTCCGCAAGACTCCAGCTCCAGGCGGAACCAGTGGTTCCGATTTTGCCGGTGTCGGAATCGCACTTACAatagccggagtcggatcggagttcGAGTGTGCGCTCCAGAGATCACACCACTAGTAGGAAACCTAAAATGCTTAGATTCCATCCGTGGAAAAGGCGTGCTTGCACACAATTTCGATCGGGGCGTGATTTACTAACATGAAATGTTACAATGATGATAAGTAGGATAAGAAACGCACAATAAACTTTGAAATTCTTTAACTTACCTTTCAAACTGCGCTCACGCGTTCGTCTTTCTTGCACTTTTCCGGATGGGAGGAAAAATAACCACCCTTTTTGCTTAGTGATCcacttcagcagcagctgcacaaGCGGATGCGGAACAACACTTTATTACCGATAGAGCTTCAGCTCAAGCAAATGCACCGTCTAAATGCTTTCAGCGCCGGATTCATGGTAGAACTGagtaaatttgaaataaattagaCGACGACGGCTGCGATTCTAGTACGTGTGCCCGATCGACATGACGGCTTAATGACGTCGCTATTGGGTAGAAGATCGATTTCGATTAACCTATGCCAGTGTATGTCTTTTATGCAGCCGTTCCGCTCTTCTTTTCACCACCCTTCTTGCCACCCTTCTTAGCCTCGGCCGCAGCCTGCTCCACGTCGATCGGGGCTGGCTTCACGAACGGAATCTCTTCGCGATACTTCTCCGGCATGTACTTCTGGAGCACCTCGGGGACCTATGTATATTCGATAATGTTAACAATATCCTTCTAAAGAATAGCCTTCCCCTCCCATCTTACCTTTACGCCCGTTTCCGTTTGATGCGTTTCGAGGATGGCGCAAATCACACGCGTCGTAGCGCACATGGTCGCATTCAGCATGTGCACATAGTCCACAGCCGCATTCATCTTCTTTGTTTGGCCGTAACGCACCAGCAGCCGGCGGGCCTGATAGTCCAAGCAGTTGCTGCACGATACCAACTCCCTGAACGCACCCGACCCGGCAAACCATGCCTCCAGGTCGAGCTTTTTCGAGGCGGCATGATTCAGCGCACCGGACACAATGTTCACCACGCGGTACGGAATGCCCAGCGACTGGCAGAACGCCTCCGCGTTGCCGATCATTTCGTCCATCATCTCCCACGACTTGTTGTCGTGCGGCGAGGTCAGCACGAACTGTTCCACCTTCTCGAACTGGTGCACCCGGAAGATGCCGCGGGTGTCGCGGCCGTGCGACCCGACCTCCTGCCGGAAGCAGGTGGACAGTCCGGCGTACTTGATCGGCAGCGACGCTTCCGGGATCCACTCATCCCGATGGTACGCGGCAATCGGTTGCTCCGAGGTCGCAATCAGATACTTCTCGTCCGTCGCCGTACCGTCCTCGGCCCGCTCGCTGCCCTTGCCGACCACCTTGTACAGCTCCTCGTCGAACTGGGACAGCTGCGCCACCTCCTGCATCACCTCCTTGCGCATGAAGAACGGCGTGTACAGTGGCGTGTAGTCTTTCGCGTACAGACTGTGCAGCGCGTGCTGGATCAGTGCCTGCTCGAGAAATACGGCCGGCCCGGTAAGGAAGTAGCCTCGACCGCCCGACACCACCGCACCCTTGTCCCCGTTCATACCGTCAATCATCACGATCAGATCGACGTGCGAGTACTTCAGACGCGTCTCACAGTTCCCGAACGTGCGCTCCACCCGGTTCTCGTCCTCGTCGTTGCTGACCGGGACGCTCTCGTGCAGATGGTTGCCGACCTCGCGCAGTGCCGCGTTCCTCTTCGCCTCCACCTCCTTCATTTGCTGCTCATTTTCCACCACTGCTGCGTCGATCAGTGTGCGCACCTTCTTGATCTGGTTAACGGTCAGCTCCTTCAGCGAGGTCAGCTGCATCTCGCGCAGCTGGTCCTGGACCGACTGCGGCAGCGGCTCGCTCTCGTCGCCCTGTGGttcctttttcttcatcttctcgCCGATCTCCTTGCTGCACAGATTCTTCAGCTTGTTGTAGTTGTCCATGTTGAAGCGGCACCGGCGCCACTCCTTGTCCTGCTCGATGACCGTCTCGACCAGTGCCACATCCTTGAAGCGCTTCGTCTGGTTCTCCCGGATCTTCTCCGGATCGTGACCCTTGTCGCTGCGGAACAGATCCAAATCGAGCACCATTTTTACGGCTACCTAGGTAACAATCTGAAAGTGGTTTGTGCGGTATGCCAAATTGGGCGGATGATGAAATTTTAGGACGATTTTCAGCCGCAATGCCGCAACGCCGTACGCAAATGCTTTGGGAATAAACGTGGCTGACAAGCCGAACGAGTTTGACAGCTGTGGggatttgttttggttttgcagATGACAGCAGTAGTCGCCCCGTGAGAGAAACGAATGGTAACGTGGCGGACAAACGAGGATTTGaaaagccattcaaattgcggttaacaaaatcaatcaaaacaacaTCGAATATTTTAAGTAGTTCCCAATTTATTACGCTGCACTTTCAGTTCAACATTTAAATCGTGCACGATCCGTAACAAAACACGTGCCGCTTTGGCGGTTCATTTGTAGCCGGTGAAAGGAGTCGCCTTCGCGCTACGACTATTTTCGAGTTGAACGAGCTCAACAGTGGAGTATTTTGCTTCAGCATTCCTTCGACCGTTTCTGTTCCTAGCGGCATGCTGCTGTTTGTGATGGATGCACTCGCTGCCGCAGATGCGGATTTCTGGCGGCTTTGTGCCGTTTTTAACGGAATTGGCCGGCAGCCAGCAAACCGAAACCCAAACTGTGCTTTTGGAGCTTGATTTGGAGACGAGAGTGGCGGCAATCGCTTTTCGCTGTAGTTTTCAAACGCTTCCTGTAGGGTGGGTTTTGCCTTAGCTGCCCGAGGGATGTAGGCAGGCAACCGCTTGGGAACTACCTTTGCCGCAACTTTATAGCAGCTTTTGTTGGCTATAATTTTTAGCCTTTTTCTGTGGTACTTCAAGCACTGCTTTTCGATGTATTCTAAAAAAGACAGGTCATAATTAACAACCCAAATCGGGAGAAATCACAGCGAGCAACACTTACGATCGTAGCTGAACATAAACGGTCCCAAACTGTCCCCACAAATGTCGTACAAATATTCGTAGAAAAAGATGTCCGAACGGCCGTTCATGAAAATTCCTGCAGTCTGTAAAGGAAGATAGAAGAAGGTAAGTTTTGCACAACCCAACAAACCCTACCCATTCAAACTTACATTAAAATGGGGTACCAAACACTCCGGGATCGTCTGACTGTCGATGTAGTAAAAGTAGGGCAGCAGTTCCCTCAGCGCAAACTCCCCGATCGCCCACAAGCCACGAAAAATGCGCGACAACCAGTTGTAATCCACGGTGGCCGTTTTCCGTTCTTGGAAGTAGCGCTGCAATCGCTCCACGAGCAGAAACGTGCACTCCTGCTCCACAAAGCCCCATTTACTTGCGCACAATCCAACCACCCGGCAGACACCATCCACCAGATAGTCCTCACAGATCAGCGTGGTGATGTTTTCACTTTCCAGCGTTGTCGAGTTGGGATTGTTCACCTCGCCGCCGCCATCGCTGCTCTCGGACATTGGTAAGCTAACGTTCTCTTCCGGATCGGCGTCGATGATGGTGGGCGGCGTGCCGGAATCAAGCTTCGGCTTACCCGGGTCCGGTTTGATATGAAACATGCCCATATCACTGTTTACCGATGCTCCCGTTgccgcagcagccgccgccgcactAGCAGCGAGCGAGTTAAGCATCTCGTTCGTTAGCATGCCCGGATCGGCCATTGTGCCGGGATGGGCGGTGTGTCCGCCCGGTCCAACCACCGACCCGGACGCTTGCTGTACGATAAAGTTCGACGCGTTGGCCTCGAACGCTTCGGGGTCGAATTCCGACTTGACCTGAAATCCATCCACCACACCGTCGGCCATCGATTCCGTGCCGACCATACCCTCGTCCACGCCCTCCTGCTTGCCCAGCACCATCGAGAAGAGCGCCTCGTAATCGTCCTTGTTGTTGAGATCGATCCCGTCCGCCCCGTCCTTAATGTTTTCGATGCTGCGCAGAAGCTCCTCGGTGGCGTTCGAGTTGGAGTTGTTCGAGTCCTCCGCCGGCGGTAAGTTGTTCTCCAGCAGTGCCATCGGATTGTTAAACAGGGGGGAAATGTTGTCCagcacctgctgctgctgctgctgctgttgtggttGCTGTTGCGGATCGTTGCCAACGAGTGACGTTACCGGTC
Proteins encoded:
- the LOC1277722 gene encoding palmitoyltransferase ZDHHC23-B isoform X1, with amino-acid sequence MRSHYSAADFYDYDPRTDIDPLCCCEFFDRNNERAHLLVTCCCCCCCFTGPSGIETPTPATSKLTGSRVGNMLLTFQDRLRIPWRGGAKQITLDNVVTLAILIGTLLLTAVHFYLCLVIMLLLPLVLLYLKRLFGTIHPKTKFFTIWFFGSCVYLVALFELAVPLLEILPQENVGFVVLMTLAFLCLLKAKQRAVLNHLSALPADMNGVESGKGSKEQIVLFSDRDDSDDGATDSDSGRLACQLCRKYVPPRTYHCKVCSSCVLRQDHHNVWLNCCIGKSNHRLYLAGCLFTLLALLVFANLALTAVCHPTPIFTLYGIIVMMPDDCTDIFFQYDIALCFTGSVYALIMASFIAIAIVKQVCTGRPSNGNENHSNTFTFQICFISFGLSFSEWRRREHVKRRNCLWNWKAFCFGQ
- the LOC1277721 gene encoding serine--tRNA ligase, cytoplasmic — its product is MVLDLDLFRSDKGHDPEKIRENQTKRFKDVALVETVIEQDKEWRRCRFNMDNYNKLKNLCSKEIGEKMKKKEPQGDESEPLPQSVQDQLREMQLTSLKELTVNQIKKVRTLIDAAVVENEQQMKEVEAKRNAALREVGNHLHESVPVSNDEDENRVERTFGNCETRLKYSHVDLIVMIDGMNGDKGAVVSGGRGYFLTGPAVFLEQALIQHALHSLYAKDYTPLYTPFFMRKEVMQEVAQLSQFDEELYKVVGKGSERAEDGTATDEKYLIATSEQPIAAYHRDEWIPEASLPIKYAGLSTCFRQEVGSHGRDTRGIFRVHQFEKVEQFVLTSPHDNKSWEMMDEMIGNAEAFCQSLGIPYRVVNIVSGALNHAASKKLDLEAWFAGSGAFRELVSCSNCLDYQARRLLVRYGQTKKMNAAVDYVHMLNATMCATTRVICAILETHQTETGVKVPEVLQKYMPEKYREEIPFVKPAPIDVEQAAAEAKKGGKKGGEKKSGTAA
- the LOC1277719 gene encoding uncharacterized protein LOC1277719, translated to MRMAGTMKPSPKKSSSKVKQRTKSSSSGTNANNNNNNNSSTPTSNQQNAAGTAVSGAGQTSAANSNQSQQQHLHPPPKQAVPHSDSSGNDVSNMGSAKDKTSYKSYAGLSSRSVRTAWEQHDKQETEVAPDVYTKLAEDATYKLWELTNSIKTYSRHSSGRVTFDLVNEVLKDSDVPPIVGANSQPWDKIEYDGAYFFNSDEVLDLREEYIKHISLEQHNVPVLTTTWMAEADIAEDLIAMHNNICDAIFIGDEASFNTAIDILQYNRHTPSLMKLLLTKAIEMLGFEYTEATLRRTLVYLEALVQNYHVAHSDLTLELSLLSQLFVNLLVGPAGYVHAKLMQPNDPVPRPVTSLVGNDPQQQPQQQQQQQQVLDNISPLFNNPMALLENNLPPAEDSNNSNSNATEELLRSIENIKDGADGIDLNNKDDYEALFSMVLGKQEGVDEGMVGTESMADGVVDGFQVKSEFDPEAFEANASNFIVQQASGSVVGPGGHTAHPGTMADPGMLTNEMLNSLAASAAAAAAATGASVNSDMGMFHIKPDPGKPKLDSGTPPTIIDADPEENVSLPMSESSDGGGEVNNPNSTTLESENITTLICEDYLVDGVCRVVGLCASKWGFVEQECTFLLVERLQRYFQERKTATVDYNWLSRIFRGLWAIGEFALRELLPYFYYIDSQTIPECLVPHFNTAGIFMNGRSDIFFYEYLYDICGDSLGPFMFSYDQYIEKQCLKYHRKRLKIIANKSCYKVAAKVVPKRLPAYIPRAAKAKPTLQEAFENYSEKRLPPLSSPNQAPKAQFGFRFAGCRPIPLKTAQSRQKSASAAASASITNSSMPLGTETVEGMLKQNTPLLSSFNSKIVVARRRLLSPATNEPPKRHVFCYGSCTI
- the LOC1277722 gene encoding palmitoyltransferase ZDHHC23-B isoform X3, yielding MLLTFQDRLRIPWRGGAKQITLDNVVTLAILIGTLLLTAVHFYLCLVIMLLLPLVLLYLKRLFGTIHPKTKFFTIWFFGSCVYLVALFELAVPLLEILPQENVGFVVLMTLAFLCLLKAKQRAVLNHLSALPADMNGVESGKGSKEQIVLFSDRDDSDDGATDSDSGRLACQLCRKYVPPRTYHCKVCSSCVLRQDHHNVWLNCCIGKSNHRLYLAGCLFTLLALLVFANLALTAVCHPTPIFTLYGIIVMMPDDCTDIFFQYDIALCFTGSVYALIMASFIAIAIVKQICFISFGLSFSEWRRREHVKRRNCLWNWKAFCFGQ
- the LOC1277723 gene encoding pre-mRNA-processing factor 40 homolog A, with amino-acid sequence MSVPPIATGQPYAPPLVSHFNIPPPGFGAPGGGAGIGGPVALAAAAAANGTMVDPTATVPPVIPAGAAGAAAAAVAAAAVPVTTAIVNEWSEHKTPEGRTYYYNSITKQSLWEKPDEMKTPAEKQLSQCPWKEYRSDSGKLYYHNTATKESQWVAPPEYLELKEKVAAEQAAAEAAKAAALKTSAMASSMLMQSVVLPVVSPALAGTPATAGVAPNAVVAATAADVPLGLGGMAGVTPGSAENSSSALDQAMAATLAAIEVPDDPVDKRQDEESQPGQTDEEPAMEFKDKKEAIEAFKEFLKERNIPSSSSWEQCVKIIQKDPKFNVFKKLSEKKQAFNAYKTQKLKDEREEQRLKAKRSKEELEKFLMSSDKMNSALKFYRCDELFANLDVWKSVPEQDRRDIYEDCIFNLAKREKEEARVMKKRNMRVLGELLEAMTTVTYQTTWSEAQVMLLDNASFKNDVNLLGMDKEDALIVFEEHIRGLEREEDEEKEREKKRLKRQQRKNRDQFLALLDTLHEEGKLTSMSLWVELYPLISADLRFSAMLGQPGSTPLDLFKFYVENLKARFHDEKKIIKEILKEKEFIVVRTTTFEDFATVVCEDKRSATLDAGNVKLTYNSLLEKAVAAEKERLKEETRRIRKLENELKGVWIEAGLSGVDSWETAQKLVMDREVYDLYEKEDKVERLWEDFVKETEDSCSHHHSRSKKSKKSRKHKKKSRSSSKSLSEASEVEYEKPSSKKKRRSRSRTPLTASDLSESEHELHEEPLHHHNDHHGGGGDRLDRKRKKKKKHHRKQSRSPSYEEMLVMEKNGGGGGGGVGAAAAASRSRTPSPEVEKKKKKKDKKKKDKRRTSRSVSRASSGARIRSPLDEGRRSRGGSRSSKMADDAALSESELESQRAALLAQLNEQMDE
- the LOC1277722 gene encoding palmitoyltransferase ZDHHC23-B isoform X2 is translated as MRSHYSAADFYDYDPRTDIDPLCCCEFFDRNNERAHLLVTCCCCCCCFTGPSGIETPTPATSKLTGSRVGNMLLTFQDRLRIPWRGGAKQITLDNVVTLAILIGTLLLTAVHFYLCLVIMLLLPLVLLYLKRLFGTIHPKTKFFTIWFFGSCVYLVALFELAVPLLEILPQENVGFVVLMTLAFLCLLKAKQRAVLNHLSALPADMNGVESGKGSKEQIVLFSDRDDSDDGATDSDSGRLACQLCRKYVPPRTYHCKVCSSCVLRQDHHNVWLNCCIGKSNHRLYLAGCLFTLLALLVFANLALTAVCHPTPIFTLYGIIVMMPDDCTDIFFQYDIALCFTGSVYALIMASFIAIAIVKQICFISFGLSFSEWRRREHVKRRNCLWNWKAFCFGQ